Within Mucilaginibacter inviolabilis, the genomic segment GGCCCTAAAAAATGAAGACCTGCCACGTTTAAAAGAACTGATCATTGAGCACGAAATTGCCTGCCCGGTAAGCGGTACCCGTAACTGGACCGATGTTCGCCAGTTTAACCTGATGTTCAGTACCCAGATGGGTGCTGTTGCCGATGATGCCGATCAGATTTACCTGCGCCCGGAAACTGCTCAGGGTATATTTGTAAACTACCTGAACGTACAAAAATCGGGCAGGATGAAGATCCCTTTTGGTATAGCTCAAATTGGTAAGGCTTTCCGTAACGAAGTGATAGCCCGTCAGTTCATTATCCGCATGCGCGAATTTGAGCAAATGGAAATGCAATACTTTGTACGCCCCGGCACTCAAAAAGAATGGTTTAACCAGTGGAAAGAAACCCGCCTCAAATGGCACCTGGCCCTGGGCACTGATGCTGCCAAATACCGCTATCATGAACATGCAAAATTGGCTTTTTACGCTGATGCGGCTTTTGATATCGAGTTTCAATTTCCATTTGGCTTTAAAGAAGTGGAAGGTATCCATAGCCGTACCAATTACGACTTAAGCCAGCATGAAAAATTCTCAGGTAAAAAACTACAGTATTTTGATCCGGAGGTTGATCCGGAAACAGGTAAGCCATACGGCAACTACGTGCCTTATGTAATTGAAACCTCTATTGGTTTAGACCGGATGTTCCTGTTAACCATGATCAACGCCTATGAGGAAGAGGATCTGAGCACCGAAGAAAAACAGGATAGCCGCACCGTATTGCACCTGCACCCATGCCTGGCCCCGGTTAAAGCCGCTATTTTCCCGCTGACCAAGAAAGATGGCCTGCCGGAGAAAGCCCGTGAGATCATGGATAAACTGAAGATCGACTTCAATATACAGTACGAGGAGAAAGATGCTATCGGCAAACGCTATCGCCGCCAGGATGCTATTGGTACTCCTTTCTGTATCACGGTTGATCATCAGACACTGGAAGATAATACCGTAACCATCCGCCACCGCGACAGCATGCAACAGGAACGCGTTCCTGCCGACCAACTCGACAAGATCATCGGCGACCTGGTTAGCTGGAGAAATTTATTGAAATAAGATATTATCCAATAAAATAACAAAGAAAGCCCGCTTATAAAGCGGGCTTTGTTCGTTATTAGCTCAACGGTAATCAAACTTCTTGTTTATTTAATAACTGTATATTCATTAACACACTTCGTAATGTTTATTAATATACATATTAATATAATATACCCTCAACTATTAAAGGGTTAAACTATCATATAACCACTTTATTATCAATATATTTCAACTCAAAGGAGTACGTTTTTACCTTTCCATATTTCTAATGGCACAGCAATTGTTAATAAGTTCTTATTAAAATTTACTTAAAGTTAAAAACTTAAAAAACAGCACTATGAAAAAGTTTACATTATTAGCCGTATTGGCATTTATCGGCTTCAGCTTCACAGCAAGCGCACAAATACAGAAAGGTAACGTTTTAATGGGTGGCGATATCGGCAACTTTTCTCTGGGTTTAAACGGCGCTAAAAATTTCAGCATGGA encodes:
- a CDS encoding glycine--tRNA ligase — protein: MSKSTDELFKNVISHAKEYGFVFPSSEIYDGLSAVYDYGQFGAELKNNIKTYWWKSMVQMHDNIVGIDSAIFMHPKIWKASGHVDGFSDPMIDNKDSKKRYRADQLLEDKIERYDKDGKTDKAEQLQHDMDEALKNEDLPRLKELIIEHEIACPVSGTRNWTDVRQFNLMFSTQMGAVADDADQIYLRPETAQGIFVNYLNVQKSGRMKIPFGIAQIGKAFRNEVIARQFIIRMREFEQMEMQYFVRPGTQKEWFNQWKETRLKWHLALGTDAAKYRYHEHAKLAFYADAAFDIEFQFPFGFKEVEGIHSRTNYDLSQHEKFSGKKLQYFDPEVDPETGKPYGNYVPYVIETSIGLDRMFLLTMINAYEEEDLSTEEKQDSRTVLHLHPCLAPVKAAIFPLTKKDGLPEKAREIMDKLKIDFNIQYEEKDAIGKRYRRQDAIGTPFCITVDHQTLEDNTVTIRHRDSMQQERVPADQLDKIIGDLVSWRNLLK